A window of Ruminiclostridium herbifermentans genomic DNA:
CCTTGTAGCTAGTATATTATTGTTCTTCTGCATTAGCCTCTTAACAATTTCTACAACCTGACTACTTGTTTTACCTTCACAATAAATAACCTCTGGATATCCATTTCTAATGGTTCTGTGATGATCAACCTTAGCAAAGCCCAAATCCTCATAAGGCAGAGCCTTTATCTCCTTGTATGCCTGTTCTACCTCAACAGAGCCATTTTTCACATCCTCAAGCAGCTTCTTTAGCTCCTTTGAATTCATACTAACCTCCACGCCAACTAAAGTACTGAATTAATAGTTCAGTGCTCGTGGCGGTACGCAATTAATTTGGTAAATTCTCTATCATACTTTCAAAAATTCTTTTTGTTTTGGAAACTAGAAAATGCTCCATGTAGGCAGAAATTTTACTTCTATTTCTAGCCGCTAACCTCCACGCCAACCATAGCACTATGCCTTACCTTCTTTTTTGTCCATTGAAAGATACGCATTTATAAAGCCATCGAGGTCTCCGTCCATAACTGCATCAACATTTCCATTTTCATAATTAGTACGATGGTCTTTTACTAGTGTATATGGACAAAAAACGTAAGAGCGTATTTGGCTTCCCCAAGCAATATCCATTTGAACGCCCTTTAAATCCTCAATTTTTTCCTTCTGCTCTCGTTCCTTTATATCAAAAAGCTTTGCTTTAAGCATTTTCATTGCAGTTTCTTTATTTTGAAATTGAGAGCGCTGTGTTTGACATGCAACAACAACACCTGTTGGAATATGAGTAAGTCTAACAGCAGAACTGGTTTTATTAATATGCTGTCCTCCAGCTCCACTAGCTCTATAAACATCCATTTTAATATCTTCAGGATTAATATCAATTTCAATTGATTCATCAATTTCTGGCATAACATCTAAAGATGCAAAGGAAGTATGTCTTCTTCCAGACGCATCAAAGGGAGAAATTCTAACTAATCGGTGAACTCCTTTTTCCGACTTCATATATCCATAAGCATTTTCGCCAATAATTTGTAATGTTACACTTTTTATTCCTGCTTCATCGCCATCAAGGTAATCTAAAATTTCAACCTGATAGCCTTTATTTTCTGCCCATCTCGTAAACATTCTGAGCAGCATCTGTACCCAATCCTGCGCTTCTGTTCCACCTGCTCCTGCATGAAGTGTTAAAATAGCGTTATTTTTGTCATATGGGCCGGTAAGAAGAGTTTCTAATCTAAGTGTTTCAAGACGCTTTTTTACTTTTTGGAGCCCTTCTCCAACTTCAGGAATAATACTCTCATCCTGCTCCTCTAAACCCATGTCAGATAATGTAAGCAAATCCTCCCAAAGAGAACTTATTTCTTCAAAATTATCAATTTTTGATTTCAAGGTTTTTATTCTCTGTAATATCTTCTGAGATTTTTCCATGTCATTCCAAAAATCTGGCTCAGAAGCTTTATGCTCTAACTCCACTATCTCATCGTTTAATCTAGCGATGTCAAAGTGAAGCCCTCATTTCATCTAAATTGCTTTTCAGACCCAGTAGTTCTAGTCTGTATTGTTCTAACTCAAGCACATAATCATCCCTTTCAAATATTTATTTTATTATTAATGCCTAAATTCAAAATGAAATTCTTATTCTTAATGTTTTCTTTTATTTATTTCTTTCAGTTATTTCTTTCAATTATAGAATAATTTACAGAATAAATTTCACTAGAATCAGCAGCCTTTATGGAGACGAGAAATTATCTCACCGTCTGAAAACCAAATAAGTATTCACCACTAATAGAAGTAAGTAAATTATCTTGCCGCTTTATATTCCTATTATAGCTAACATTAAGTATTTTTTCATCCATTCAAAATTTATTTCATGCTAAATTTACTTATTTAAAATAAACCTTTCAATTGCCAAAGCTACACCATCATCATTATTAGAAGCTGTAACATACTGGGCTGCTTCCTTGGCAAAATCTTCACCATTTTCCATTGCAACACTCAAGCCTGCATATTTGAACATTGATATATCGTTCTCATTGTCACCTATAGCAATCATTTCAGAAGGCGGAATATTCAAATACTCTGACAACCTCTTTAAAGCATCACCTTTATTAACACCTTTTTGCAACACCTCAAAATTGTCATAGTTTGAGCTCATAACATCAACATCTTTTAATTGCTCTATTTCATATCTGGCTATTTTAAGCAGTTCTCTATTATCAGAAACTGCCACAAATTTAAGCACCTTTCCAGATATACTTTTAAGCTTGGCGGCCATATCCTTGACTACCTCAATATCAACTCTGTCTTCTTCTGGCAGTGTTTTATTTTTTTCAAAATATTTAAGAGAGGTAAAAGCCAACTTTTCAGTATACATTGTATCACCAGCATAAACATGAAAATACAAATCATGCTTATGAAATATATCATTTATCCTTAGACAAGCTTCAGTATGTAAATAATTTGAGTAAATAATTCTTCCATCTATTTTTTCAGTAATAACGGCTCCATTGCATGCAATTATTGGATCCTTTGAGCCAATCTGTTTTGCATATAGCCTTGCACCAGAGTAAACTCTTCCTGAACAAATTACAATCTTTACTCCCTTCTCAATAGCTGAAGCAATTGCTTTTTTATTCCTGGCAGAAATCTCTTTTGTTGAGTCCAGCAATGTTCCATCTAAATCTATTGCCACTAATTTGTACATTTATTCCTCCAAACATGCCTAAATGCAAATAATAATTAACACTATATAAATATATCTTGATGAACTTTTTACATGTTAACAACAAACATAAATATTTATACCTGCAAGCTTCTTTCTTCCTCAATAGTTGTTGTAAGAAGCCGCCGGGGAAATACAATCACAAACACAACAGAACACACTAGTTGATGTTAAATGGTTCTTTGCTTATCTTTTAGCCAAACTATCTGAAAAAGCTTTAATTCTCCGCATAGCTTCATTTATGTTTTCCATTGATGCAGCGTAACATGCACGTACATATCCTTCTCCACATTTTCCAAATGCAGTTCCAGGTACAACAAGCACTTTATACTCAACAAGAAGTCTCTCGCAAAATTCCTCAGAACTTAGTCCAGAACTTTTTATACATGGGAAAACATAAAAAGCTCCTTTGGGTTCAAAGCATGAAAAACCAGCTTTTCTAAAGCCATCTATTGTAACCCTTCTTCTTCTGTTATATTCTTTCCCCATCATCTTTACATCTTCGTCACTATTCCTTAATGCTTCTATAGCAGCATCCTGTGCCACAGTTGGAGCACACATTATTGCATACTGATGAATTTTTTTCATCTCATTTATAACATCTTTATGCCCACATGCATAGCCCAAACGCCATCCTGTCATTGCATAGGATTTTGAAAATCCATTAATAACAATAGTACGGTCTCTCATCTCAGGAAAGCTTGCAATAGATGTGTGCTGACCTTCGTATGTCAGTTCACAATAAATCTCATCTGATATAACAACAATGTTTTTATCTCTCAGAACCTTGACAAGCTCATAAAGTTCATCCTTAGTCATTATTGCGCCTGTAGGATTATTAGGAAACGGAATTATTAGCACCTTTGTTTTATCGGTAATTGCCGCCTCCAACTCACCTGCAGTAAGTTTAAAGTTATTTTCTTCTTTTAGTGAAATGGTAACTGGGGTTGCCCCTGTAAATTGTGTACAGCCTTGGTATGCTACGAAACTTGGCTCTGGTATAATAACCTCATCTCCTGGCCCAACGAGAGCCCTTAAAGCAGCATCTATTCCTTCACTTCCACCTACTGTAACTAAAATTTCATCAACAGGATTGTAATCAAGTGAAAACTTCTTCAAGTACTTGCTTATTTCTTCTCTAAGTTCAATAAAGCCTGCATTTGAGGAATAATTTGTATGCCCATTTTCTAATGAATATATACCTGCTTCTCTAATATTCCATGGCGTAATGAAATCAGGCTCTCCAACACCTAATGAAATAGCATCCTTCATTTCATTAATCAAATCAAAATATTTTCTTATACCAGATGGAGGCACATTTTTAATTCTATCTAATATCATATCCTTCATTATCATATAAATATCGGCTCCCTTCTGTCCGTTGGTTTCTCTTCAAAAATAATACCTTTATCTTTGAATTTTTTCAGTACAAAATGTGTTGATGTGCTGAGAACTGATTCTAATGGTGCCAACTTTTCAGAAACAAACAAAGCCACCTCTTTCATTGTTTTCCCCTCAATGATAACAGTCAAATCAAAGCCTCCAGACATCAAATAACATGCTGTAACTTCGGGATATTTGTAGATTCTGTCTGCAATCTTATCAAAGCCCAGACCTCTCTGTGGTGTAACCTTTACTTCAATAAGAGCAGTAACCTTTTCCCTTTCTGTTTTGTCCCAATTTATTAAAGTACTGTAACCAACAATAACATTTTCTGCTTCGTATTTTTTTATAGCAGCCTCTATCTCTTCTACAGGCTTTCCTAGCATTACTGCAATCTCAGCAGCAGTCGTCTTACTATTTTTTTCTAATATTTCTAAAATCTCATCCATTATCCATCTCTCCCTTTCTGCTTAATCACAAAATTAATAGCATAAAAAATTATAACAAAAAAACCTTAGTCCTCCTAAACAGGGACGAAGGTTTCCGCGGTACCACCCTAATTAATGCATATGCATTCTCTCAACAATAATGCGACATTAAATAATGCTTACATTACTCGCCTGTAACGTGGCGTGACGTTTTTCTCTACTAAGGAATTTTTTTGGGAATTATTTATTCGGAATTGACTACCCGAATTTAAATATCCGAATTTGATTATCCGTTCGAAAAAACTGCTCCTAGGCTGCATTCAATAAAAATCAGTATCGGCTTTCCACCAAGAGCAACATCCACAAAAACTCTTTAACCGACTCTCTAAAACTGATTACTTATTTACTCTTCCTATTCACTGCATTTACCAATGTAATATGTCTTACAATGAACTATAATGTAAAACTGATACATTAACTATCAATATATAATATTATTTTGAATCAAATTGATTACAAAAATTACAAAACTATTATGTAAATTATAAATTAGTTTGCTTAATTATTCAAGTATTATTCTTCTTTCAAATGTATTTATTGTTATTCTTTATTATATTCCTTTCGTAGCTTTCAGACTAATAATAATTTAACTTAGTCGATGGGGATTTCAACCTTATTAATGTTTTTTCCATAATATTTATAAAATGTTATTTTGCAGTAAACAAACATGATATATGGCTAACACCACAATCAATGAAATAGGTTTAATTGTGGTGCAATAAAGGTGCCGTTAAAGGTCGTAAGTGGATTGGTGATGCCAATTCCATGCAGCACTGCTCCAAATATATGTTTTCAATGTAGCCTCTTCTGCAACAATTTCGAGCCTGCTGATATTGTTCCCCATATCTCTTTTATTCTTCAATAATATTTGAAAGCTCACCCTCATATTTTTTTAGCTTGTCCACAACCTCATATTTTAATCCCTTAAGTTCCTGTTTAATATCCACCAGCTTTTCTTTTTCCTCTTCCACCTGCTGTTCAAGCCTTTTCTTTTCATCAATTGCTTGTCGTCTAGCTTCATCTATTATAGCTTCTGCCTTCTCCTGAGCTGTAATTATAGCATCTGCTATCTTCTTTCTGTCTTCCTGCAATTGATTGATATTTGCATTAAGTTCATCATATTTACTCTTTATATCTCGGTACTGTGCCTTGATATCAGCAATTTCTTTCTCTTTATGTCTTATCTTTTCCTCATATTCTCTGTTCATCTTTTCTAAATAAGAATTAACGTCTCTCTTCTTAAATCCGAAAAGAGATGTGGAAAATATCTTCTCACCTGCCATATTAACCTCCTACGCCCCATTTAGTCTAAAAATTTATTAAACACCTCAGTAGAAAATCTCTGCTTTTTGATGTACAACATTTTCAGCACATTCAAAATACATCATTAAGCCATTTGTCTCTTATACTCTTTATATGTCCATATGTCCTACATCAGAATACATCGTTTAGCCATTTGTGATTTCAGTTCTCAGAAATACACCTTTTTCACAAAATATTTCTCGAAAATCAAATCAAAGAGAATAACAAATGTACGAAATATAAACCTCTCATTTTGAAAGCTTACCTCCACTTTCACCTCTTTAGTAAAAGTATATTTAATATAAGCTGCTGCTAATTTCTTTCTGCTATATCCTATTCATAAGTTTTACTACAAATCACACTATAGGAATGCTTATTGAACAGAAAGTGTATTTTACTGCTGCATTCAACATTTTGCTAATTGCAAGCCACACACTATCAGTTTATATAGTTGGCATATCATATGTTCTGCATCACTCTTTATACAAGAAACTGCAATCAAAAATCTGAAATCTAAAATGCCAAATTTAACAATCATTTAGAAGAATTTATTGAAATAACGCTTTTCTAGTTTATTATATTATATCACTCTTAATTACATTTTTGTATAATATTATCATTATTAACAATTAATTAAATCTTTTATATTTATACTAATATCTCATAAGATAGTTTAGGATCAAACCTTAATAATTATCAGCTGAAGGACAAAATATCCGCAAATAAAAATTTTATTATATACTTATACGTACAGAACATTACTCACCGGAGAGTTAATTGAGTTACTCACCTTCTCTAAATCCACATTGTTTGCTTTGCTGCACCCATTTAAAATAAAAATGAAAAATAAAATAATACAAAATAATTTTCTCGTTGCTTTCACGCTTTAACAACCTTCCATAATTTACAATATTTTCAATTATATAACATAGATTATTATATCTTGATTACATAAACTAATCAATTATATCCATAAACCAGCAACATAAAGTATCATTTATAATGCTAATGACAGAGATAAAATGCAGAAATATTTTATATATAGCGGCAGCAAAATAACTTTTTATACGCTTCAAATTAATACTTGGAGTAAATAAATATAAACTGGACAGAAGAATATTTTAATCCATGAATATAGCAAATTATTTATATTGTATTTCCTTTTTACATATTGTAATATGTAATATATAAATCTTTAATCATAAAAGGAGCTTTCTTGAAAACACATCTTTGGGGTAGTTTTATCTAGATTAATCTTTATTATTATCCTTAAAATCACTCCTAAATATCATTCTAATCAATTATTGAATAAAAACTATATAAATATTGTTATAAATTTGCAGCTATTGTATAATATGTAATAAATACATTTTTTAAGCAAAGGAGAAAATGCGAATGAAAAAACTAATTTGTTTTATTGTAACTGCCTTATTATTATTTTCAAGCTTATCCTTGCCATATTCGGTGGTAAATGCTGAAACTACCGGAGAAGAAACAATCACATGGCAGAAGTACACCCATTACCTCTTAGATCAGGCATATTCCGGTACATATTTAAACGGTGCACTTTCCAACGATCATATAATAATTGACGGAAATAAAATGACCTTTTATGGTTACGGTAAACCACAATATGTAGATTATTTGTTTATGGCATATGATAAAAGCAATAAAAAAACTTTCTCTTTTAATCTTAGCGAAAATGGAATCAATTATCACAGCATGTATGGAGGCGGATATTTGTTTAATGGAAAAATAGAAAACAATATTCTGACATCATATATGATATTATACGAAGAAGGCGGTATAGGATTATATAAAGTTGGTCCTGTAAATGTTACTAGCCTTAATAACGGTACACATACTATGAGTAGAATTGCTTCATTTACAAAAGTAGGTAAAGATCACAACATTATAATAGAAGTTAATTCAAATACACTTAATTTGTGGGATAATGGTGTACAAAGAATAACTGACTATCAACTAAAAGAAGTTATAGGCAATGGTTTTGGACCAATAGCTGTTTATAAAAGCCATGACTGCAGTATTTTATCATACTTTACTTTTAGTGATTTTAAAATGGAAATAGAAGGAGAAGTAGTTGTTATTATTCCTATTCCTGAATTTACTAATGTAGAAGCAAATATCCCATACCAAATCGATCTATCATGGTCAGATATTGATGAAGCAACAAGCTATGATCTAGAAATTGACGACAAAGTTGTTAATGTTGGTAAAGTAACAGATTATTCACACCTCAATTTATTACCTGGTACTACCCATAAATATAGAGTTCGTGCCATCACTCCATTAGGAATAGGAGAATGGAGCGAAGAAGAATATGCTACTGTTTATAAAAATCCTAATGCATGGACTAAAATGAGTGACATGTTTATTCCTAAAACTAGTGCTGCTTCAGTGAATGTAAACAACAAAATCTATGTTTTAGGAGGAATAACTAAAGGTAATATAGCTACTAAATCCATAGAAATATATGATCCTCTTACTAACTCATGGACAAAATCAAATGATATGACTGGTGAACGACATGGAATGGCTGCCGCTTCAATTGGTGAAAAAATATATGTATTTGGAGGAAAGACTGGTACAAATGTTCTTGCTACTAGTGAAGTGTATGATACTAAAACAGGAACTTGGACTACTTTGCCTAACATGCCAACACCTAGATTTAACACAGCAGCCATTTCAGTAAATGGTAAAATATATGTAATTGGCGGTTATAATGGCAATAAGTATATAGATGCAGTAGAAGAATATGATCCTGCAACAAATCAATGGACTGTAAAACAAAAAATGCCTACTAAAAGAAGTATACATGAACTAGCAGCTATTGATAACACCATATATGTAATTGGTGGCTATAATGGCAACTACTTGAATATTGTAGAGGCTTATAATATCAGCGAAGATCTTTGGGTGCAAAAACAAAGCATGAACACTGCAAGACGCAGCCTTGGTGTTGAGGTTGTAGGTGGTATGATATATGCTGTTGGTGGAATTAACCAAAGTGGAGAACTTAAAAAATTAGAAGTTTATGATCCAACAACCGATACTTGGACAGATAAACTTGATATGCCTACTCCACGAGGCTATTTAACTTTTACATCTGCATATGATTTAATTTTCTCAATTGGTGGAACATTACAAGGAATCCCATCTTCAGCTGTAGAAATGTATGAAACACCATTTTAATAACTTTATATTAACCACACATAGAAAGTAAAGCCAATTCTATGTAGATTAAAAGAACCTGTTACTAGCAAAAGTCAAAAAGACACATACTAGTAACAGGTTCAAGCTATTTATTACCGATGCTTTTTACATTACCATCTTTGCCTCGCCGAAAGTGAAAAAATATTACTTTATACCCTTTATAAATGGGTCCTTTTGTTATTTAAGCTTAGCATCCGCCCTAATATCTCGTTATTACTATATACTTATCATTACTTTGTAATAAATTCATTAGGTATATAATTTTTTACGATTTTTTCTTTTTTGGCTTACCAACGGCTAGTTGTAAATTACCATCATCAGAGCCAATAAATAGTTTATGTGTATCAGTGGTAAAACCAAGTTCACCAACTTCTAATTGGTAATCAAACAGTTCAGATTCAGTTCCTCTTCTTATACATATCAAGGTGCTGTTCTGTTTACCTTTATTTGTCATATTAGAATGTGCCTCCATCAATTACTCCTACTGATAGTGAATACCCATTATCTTCATCAAACACAATAGAAGTATTGTCAATTTTAACACTAACACCATTAATATCTGCAATAATACCATGATGTGCCTTCACTGACACTTCTTTTTCACTTACTGTTATACCATTTCCTTCACCTACTGCCAGAGTTATGACATCACCAGAACCTCCACCAATAAGTCCTCCCTGTGTTTCAATTGTCTGATTAGCTCCGCCAGTTACAACCCAAGTACCGGAAAGGTTATATGTGTAGTTTTTATTTTCATCTTCAACATATACTGCCCAACCTGTCAATGGAGTAAAGAAATCCCAACCTGAGCCATTCCAATCAGCTATTTGTCCTTCTTTACCACTAAATATGCCTTCTGCATCAGCAGGTATTAGATATCTGTCATGAAGCTGAGGATTTTCTGGAACAGACTTAACCTCCTTGCTCTTTACACTGTCCTGCCAGTCCAATCCCCTAATTGCATTAAATATCTCAAGTTTTATTTTCGCTGCTGACCAAAGTTCGTCATTCCCTGCTCCTGCATCATTAATTTTTCTATGTATCTCAGGATTATCAATGTGCTCTTTGATTTCAGCGGCAGTTTTAACATTTATACCATCTGATACTTTGTACACATGTCCATCTATAATATCTTCTGATTTTACCTTTTTGTAATTAACACCGTCAGCAATATCATCCAGCGTACCATTAAGTTCTTTTAAGGATTCTACACTAATTTTATGCCATACTTTTCCATCATCAAAATAAAGTACGCCTTCTCCTTCTCCTGACTCTACAAAGTAAAATCTACCACGTGTGGATGCTTCGGGTCTCTCTGCCAATGTACCCATCATAACTCCACCAACTAAGTGGTTTGTTACACCATCACCAATAAATACTTCTTTGGTGTCTGTACAAAAACCCAATTCCGCCATCTCTAAAGCGCCATAGTTAATAAATTCACTTTTTGTACCTCTTCTGATTCTGATTGTTTGTGTCATTGTAAATTCCTCCTAATAATGTATATTTTGTAAGGCAATAATAAAAGTCAGAAGCTTTTGCATAAGACTTAAAACTCATACTTAGCTACTTTAAAAGTATAATAAGCTATTTTCTTTATCTAACCTTCTAAAGTTCTAGTTAATTTTAAATTTAAAATAGCATTTGCAGTCGACCTCTTATTGACTTACATAATACATGTAAAAATGGAAATAGGATTTACAATCATTTTATGAAAATTTTATCATTTTTAGTTTATATTATAATTTAATAGAAATTTTAACAATAATTGTTTGAATAGTTTAGAAAAATCTTACCTATTGTTAATTTATGAATTATTTTTACAGTAAAAAGCACTCATATTATCAGCTTATAGCTAAAAATATAAGTGCTATCAATTCTAATCACAAACCTAAATATTTATATATACAATAATAAAGAAAAGCAAAAAACTATAACAGCTTATTTATCATATCTGAAAACTCTTCCTTTGATCTAACGCCAACAACCTTTTCTGCCAACTCACCATTTTTGAAAGTTAAAATAGTAGGTATACTCATTATTTTAAATTTTGCTGCCAATTCACCTTGATCATCAACATTTACCTTTGCAATTTGAACCTTACCATCGAAATCTTCTGCTAACTCATCCATTATAGGGCCTACCATTCTGCAAGGTCCGCACCAAGTAGCCCAAAAATCAACAACCACTGGTTTATCAGATTTTAATACTATTTCATCAAAAGTTTCATTAGTTAAATTTATAATTTTACCTGACATAAGTAATTCCTCCAAAATCATTTTATTATATATAAAAACTTAATTTAATAATACCCAATTAAAGAACAAATAAAACACTATGTCTAAAATATATTTATTTCTCAACTTTTAAATTACCACATAAAAATTACTATTGATATGTGAGAATTATCAATGGTTCGTTGTAGAAAAAAAATACCAACAGCGAACTGATTAAATAATACAACCGAACATTATATATTGCTTGCTCCAGAAATTGACGCTGAAATAATTATGGTGCAGAACAAGTTCTTCAGCCGACCGTTTTGCAAAACACCCTGTTTCGTGTTAATATTCACAGCACCTTCAATTTATCAGTATTCTTTTAAAGATGTAATAAACACCTTATTTTCTTCTTTTGAAACCAGTGCACCCTCTAAAATTTCAATGAATTCTCCTCTATATGAAGCCTTTAGACCACTTATAACATTAATTATTTTATTTTCTTCAATATCATTTGTATATATATTTCCATTACCCGATATAATAATATCCTCTACAGCTGTAGCAGCTTTTAAATCAACCTTCGTCCAATTATCAGTTACCTTATCATCATTAATTTTTTGATGATAAATTTGAGTAACCTTTCCTAGTGAATCAAGTATTCCGATATACAAAGAATCATTTAAATCAATACCCAAAACCTTTATCTTGTCAGCATCAATAGGTATTTTGTTTTTTACCTTTTTATTACCATCATAAATATATACTGATTTTTCTTCATTTTGATATACAAGTTTATTAACAAATGAGCACTCTTTTATTATAGCATCTGCTCCCAAATTCATTACATGAGCATATTGGCTCATTACATTAAAACTAACAATCTTTGACTTTGTATCAGATGTCTTTATTTTAGCATAAACTACATTTGTATATTGGGATAGTTCAATATCCATTATCTGGCTCTTGGCAGTTAATCCATCAATTTGAGGATATTGTCGTAAAGTTTCCGAATCAGGCTCGTAGGTGGATATTTCAACTATGCCTTTTTGACCATTCTTTGTATCTGATGAAAATATTACCATATTTCTATCAGGAAGCCATTTAAAATAGGTTATTTTATCATTATCCTTACCTGCAACCTCCCTATCATCTTCTTTATCCACATTGACAATATGAAGTACACCGTCCAATATATACGCGCCATATTCAGCATTATAAGACATACTGATACTTTTAGCATTATCAGGAACCTTAAAATCTCCCGTAAATACAGATTTACTTTTATTGGCTTCTGTTATACTTACAGTTATATCTGAATTTAAAAAAACATTATTAATATATAATAACACACAAAATTGAAATATAACCGCTAACAGAATCCATCTATACCACTTAACTAAAGTTTTCACACAATTTCTCCTTCTATGGCATTACCATAAATACTGATGGTACTGATCGTTCACCTAAAGCATCAGAAGGCGTATTTATTACTTTGCCATCGTAATACATGGTTGTTGATGAACCACCATCTAAGTTTGCTGCATTTACAGCACCCTTTTCAAGCAATATGTCCTGAACCTCTTTTAATGTCGCTCCATATGATTTAAGACTTCTTCCGTCAATTACTAAAAACAAGACAGAGCCATCTGCTCTTTGACCAATTGCAGTTCTAGGAGATATTCCCCAGCCTCCATCCCCGCTTTTTATAGTTGGTTTTCCATTAACAATCAATGGAGGACCGAAGCTTATTGCTTCTTTAACATTATATTTTTTCAAATCATTTTGTGAATGTTTTCCTACAATAAGCATTCCATCCTCAGTAAATGCAATTGTATCCCTCTTTGTGGTTTTGTCCTTTGACTCTCCGCTTATATATTTACCTTCACTTATTATATATCCTAATGGAGCAC
This region includes:
- the trxA gene encoding thioredoxin; this translates as MSGKIINLTNETFDEIVLKSDKPVVVDFWATWCGPCRMVGPIMDELAEDFDGKVQIAKVNVDDQGELAAKFKIMSIPTILTFKNGELAEKVVGVRSKEEFSDMINKLL